CGTCGCTTCCCAGCTCGGCCAGTGCAGTCAGAGGGTCGACGCTCCAGTCGGATCCGGTGTCGGTCGTGCCTGTCGGCTCTTCTTCCAGCCCCAGGTCGGCCAGGGTGAGGCGGCGGCCGAGCTTGCGGGACAGCGTCTCTCGCAGGATATGCGGCGCTCTGCCGCTTGGCTTCGTGCCGAGCACCCACATGGAGATGTGCGAGCGGGAGATCGCCTCCAGCTCCCGCACTCCGCACTCCGCGGCCACGCGGGCAACAGCGGCGGCGGCTTGCGGCTGGGACCAGCCTGCTTCGCGCAGGAGTGCGGCGAGGGCGACGTTGCGTTCACGGGCCATGGACTGCCCCCTCGGTTCCGAAATGATCTTTGGCGCCTTTGGCGGCCTTCCCGTCCGCGCAGGCATACCCCTCGGACGGGATTCACGGTTCGCTCAACGTAGCTGCCAGATCACTCACTTCGCACGCCAGCCGTCGGCTCCGACCGGCGATCTCGGCTCACTTTGGCTTGATACGAACAGGAGTTGTGTCATGCGCCTTTCGCTGGACCCTCGCCGAGGCGCCAGCCAGCTCGTGGGCGGGCGCGGGCGGGGAGCGCCCGTCACCGCGGCACCGACGCCGGAGCGCGATCACGTGGTGGCCGCGTCGGAGACGGTGACGCTCGTGCTGGGCGAGGATTCGCTGCTGCCCGAGAATGCGGCCGATGTGGAAGACCTAGTTCGCCTTCTGCGCGGCCACATCGCCCAGTTGGGCGCACGGACCGCTCCGGGGATTCCCGCCCTGCTGCGCGCGCAGCGGCTCTGCTCCGACAGCATCCCCGAGGACAACGTGCCGAGCCGGGTGTACCTGGTCAGGCTCGCCGAGGCCACCCAGGAGCTGATGGCCTACGTGGAACGCGTCGGGCCCGGGCCGATCAGTGTGAAGGGCGGGCGGCGTTGGCCGAGGCCGACGGTCAACATGGGGCGCGGAGCCGTCTTCGCCCTCGCCCTGGCCTGCTTGGTCTTCGCCACTTCGATGCCGCGGACATGACCGTGACCGGTGCCGTCGTGATTGCTCTGGTCTTCGGGCCGACAGCCTGGCTGGTGCTTCGCGGCGAGCGCACCGCCGGCCCGGCTCGAGCCGGGGAGGACCTGCCGCCG
The genomic region above belongs to Streptomyces marianii and contains:
- a CDS encoding DUF6415 family natural product biosynthesis protein translates to MRLSLDPRRGASQLVGGRGRGAPVTAAPTPERDHVVAASETVTLVLGEDSLLPENAADVEDLVRLLRGHIAQLGARTAPGIPALLRAQRLCSDSIPEDNVPSRVYLVRLAEATQELMAYVERVGPGPISVKGGRRWPRPTVNMGRGAVFALALACLVFATSMPRT